In Nitrosococcus oceani ATCC 19707, the following proteins share a genomic window:
- a CDS encoding HigA family addiction module antitoxin, with translation MFKNRMRPVHPGEILREDYLKPLEMSVNALAKALHAPTPRINDVVLERRGVTADTAMRLARYFDTTPQFWMTLQMEHDLRVAEIERANRIESEVQPRQVA, from the coding sequence ATGTTTAAAAACAGGATGCGCCCGGTTCACCCGGGCGAAATTTTGCGCGAGGACTACCTAAAACCATTGGAAATGAGCGTCAATGCACTGGCCAAGGCATTGCATGCACCCACGCCCCGCATCAACGATGTCGTACTCGAGCGGCGCGGCGTAACGGCGGACACGGCGATGCGCCTGGCGCGCTATTTTGATACGACACCCCAATTTTGGATGACCTTGCAAATGGAGCACGATTTGCGTGTAGCTGAAATTGAGCGGGCAAACCGGATAGAAAGCGAAGTTCAGCCGCGTCAAGTGGCCTGA
- a CDS encoding zinc ribbon domain-containing protein codes for MAKLVLDAGGAMLKTQLEYKAIARSVVFEVLNESYSTHTCSSCGTLPDSRPKGIASLGIREWTCFEYRAEHDRDVNAAMNILAAGHCRLAVGIPSL; via the coding sequence ATGGCAAAATTAGTATTGGATGCAGGCGGGGCCATGCTCAAAACACAACTGGAATATAAAGCGATAGCGCGTTCAGTGGTGTTTGAAGTGCTCAACGAATCCTACTCCACCCACACCTGTTCGAGTTGCGGCACCCTACCCGATTCGAGGCCGAAAGGTATCGCAAGTCTTGGAATAAGAGAATGGACATGCTTTGAGTACAGAGCAGAGCACGACCGTGATGTTAATGCGGCCATGAACATTCTCGCGGCAGGGCATTGCCGTCTAGCTGTAGGAATCCCCTCCCTTTAG